The DNA segment CACCTCGATGTGGTCTTCGTATTCACACCAAATCGTTCGCATTTTCCATAGGTTACAGAGGCGAATTCAACAAATATACCAAAGACCACCAAGTCGATGGTGGCTTGGAGTGGACGTTTTGATCGCTTAAGAAAAAACATTGATATTTTTTACATATTCTTTAACATGAAGAAAAATAGGAGTTTTTTGTGAAGTGTTTTTGGTTTTTACTGATTCTATGCCACACGCTTTTTGCGCTTGATGAGACTGTGACATCTAATTTGGATGATTCTTCTGGTGGCACACTAAGGGAAGCCATTGTGGCGATTAACTCTGCAGCAGAATCCACAAACAACATTGATTTTAACCTCCCAGGCTCAACCACTATTACGCTTGGATCTAGTCTTCTCATACCTACAAAGGAATTAACTATCGACGGTACAAATGGGGGCAACACAGTGACTGTGGATGGTGATAATAGTTATCAGATTTTCGTCGGATTGGTAAGTATTGATTTTACTTTACAAAACATCAATTTTTCAAACGCAAGCAGCAATATTTTTGGAGGCGTTGTTGGATCAAACAATTCTGTCACCATTTCCAATGGAACTTTTACAACTTGCTCTGTAACACCTGCTTCAGGAGATGCATTTGGCGGCGCGATTTTGGGTGATACTATCACCCTAACGGGCACGAATAGTTTCAGTGGTTGCTTGGCAACATCTGCTTCAGGAAATGCATTTGGTGGTGCGATTTATGGAAATAGTACCACTACCCTAACGGGCACGAATAGTTTCAGTGGTTGCTTTGTAACATCTGCTTCAGGAGATGCATTTGGCGGCGCGATTTTGGGAGCTGGTCCCATCACCCTAACAGACACGAATAGTTTCAGCGATTGCTTTGCAACAGCTGCTTCAGATGAGGCACGAGGCGGCGCGATTTTGGGAAATAGTACCATTACCCTAACAGGCACGAATAGTTTCAGCGATTGCTTTGTAAAATCTATTTCAAAAAATGCACTTGGCGGCGCGATTTTTGGAATAGATACTATCACCCTAACGGGCACGAATAGTTTCAGTGGTTGCTTTGCAACAGCTGCTTCAGAAGATGCAGCTGGCGGCGCGATTTTGGGTGATACTATCACCCTAACAGGCACGAATAGTTTCAGTGGTTGCTTTGCAACATCTGCTTCAGGAAATGCACTTGGCGGCGCGATTGGGGGAAATAGTACTATTGCAATTTCAGATGGAACCTTTACAAACTGTTCTGCTGAGGGAAATTCAGAGGCACGAGGCGGCGCGATTTATGGAACTGGTCCCCTCACCCTAACAGGCACGAATAGTTTCAGCGGTTGCTCTGCAACATCTACCGCAGGTACTGCGAAAGGCGGTGCGATTTATGTAGTTTCAGGCGGAACTTTAGAAATCAAAGGTCCTACAACATTTTCAGGAAACCAAGCCACACAAGGAAAAGATATCTTCATGGAATCTGGCGCTAGCTTTCTTTTTGATACAGATGCTAATGTCACAGTTCCCAATCCTATTGAAAGTGATCAATCAGGGCCCAGTGGAACTTTTGTAAAAAATGGCACAGGAAAACTCTCTTTAAATGGAGACAATACCTATGATACAACAGATACTACAGTGAACCTAGGAGAGCTCAACATCAACGGTTCTGTAATCACACCTGTTATAGTTGATGGAGGAACACTTAGTGGAAATCTGACCATTAATGACAGTCTTACGAATAATGGAGGTACAGTTTCTCCGGGAAATAGCGCGGGGACAATACATGTAACAGACAACTTTACTCAAAATTCTGGAGGAACATTAGAAGTCGATATTACACCTGCACCCGATTCAGACAGATTGTTTATCCAAGCGGATACAGCAGATGTGGATGGAACACTGCTTGTCAATATTGGAAACGGGAACTATCTCAAAGGCACCGTCTATAAAATCATTGAAGGGACTACGATCATTCGACCAACTCTTCAGGTTCAAAAAACAGGGCCATTGGCAAATTTGGTACAAATTGAAATTGTTCCAGGAAGTATCCAATTGGTAATTAATAACACTGTGATTTTTGCATGCCAAAGCCTTCCAAAAGGCAATCCACAAATGATGGTTGATGCTCTAAATGCTTTAAATCTTACCGCAGCATCCCCCATGGCACCGCTTGTCACAGCACTAGGGTTTTTAAATTGCCCACAACCACTTGGCAATGTTTTAAACACAATGACTGCTGCAAACTATGCGAATCTTGAATGGATGGCGCTGACTGCAGATACACAACTTAGCTACAT comes from the Chlamydiota bacterium genome and includes:
- a CDS encoding Extracellular serine protease; its protein translation is MKCFWFLLILCHTLFALDETVTSNLDDSSGGTLREAIVAINSAAESTNNIDFNLPGSTTITLGSSLLIPTKELTIDGTNGGNTVTVDGDNSYQIFVGLVSIDFTLQNINFSNASSNIFGGVVGSNNSVTISNGTFTTCSVTPASGDAFGGAILGDTITLTGTNSFSGCLATSASGNAFGGAIYGNSTTTLTGTNSFSGCFVTSASGDAFGGAILGAGPITLTDTNSFSDCFATAASDEARGGAILGNSTITLTGTNSFSDCFVKSISKNALGGAIFGIDTITLTGTNSFSGCFATAASEDAAGGAILGDTITLTGTNSFSGCFATSASGNALGGAIGGNSTIAISDGTFTNCSAEGNSEARGGAIYGTGPLTLTGTNSFSGCSATSTAGTAKGGAIYVVSGGTLEIKGPTTFSGNQATQGKDIFMESGASFLFDTDANVTVPNPIESDQSGPSGTFVKNGTGKLSLNGDNTYDTTDTTVNLGELNINGSVITPVIVDGGTLSGNLTINDSLTNNGGTVSPGNSAGTIHVTDNFTQNSGGTLEVDITPAPDSDRLFIQADTADVDGTLLVNIGNGNYLKGTVYKIIEGTTIIRPTLQVQKTGPLANLVQIEIVPGSIQLVINNTVIFACQSLPKGNPQMMVDALNALNLTAASPMAPLVTALGFLNCPQPLGNVLNTMTAANYANLEWMALTADTQLSYILGSRTPCLKCTSCGNNSSPSKKNKNNGSHFSARMQNQRDSWQHKSDGNTQVNEYENRHTRGAWVQVFGNYDDTNNFDWLSGYDANTGGFMVGFDLCTSPYYIGVGTGYTHTDFHLHQNAGYGDVYSLFGAIYGGIVFKYVVADASVIVGGKHFNMHRTVVFLNIDEKACAKWDSPFVNAHLGLLGKWRFSDYCWQLFGNLDYHYLYLGSVLETGNIKLLINSHHSNFLKAELGTQAKGIFKHKNVCWVPYVGVSGIVKTPLGSTNYGAFFVGSSFFQNTQTSNDAQLLISPRAGLRVHMKSFNVFVGYKGEFNQYTNDHQVDGGVEWTF